The Sorangiineae bacterium MSr11954 DNA segment CTTCCACATGGGCGGGGTCAAAGTCGACCGCGACGAGCTCTTGCGCGAAGCCGACTTGGTCGAGGGCGGCGAGTTCGTGGGCGCCGATCTGGCCGACAAACAAGAGCGCATGGAGATCGCGCTCGCCCGCCATGGCTACCCGCGGGCGACCATCGCCTTGGAGACGGCCTCCACCGACGATCCGATGCGCATCGGCGTCGTCCTCTCGATCCGCGACGGCGAGCCACGCATCGTCGCCCGCCGCTTTTTCTACGTCTACGACGCCGTCCCCGAGGATCTCGCGTCCACCAACGACACCTACCGCGTGAAGGCCGGCGACCGCGCCGACGAGACCTCGCTCGAGGCGGCCGACAGCCAGCTCGAGGCGCGCCTGCGCGCGCGCGGCTACCACCAAGCCGACGTGTGGCACGACGTGGTGGAGTCGGACGGACGCATCGTGCTTCGGGTGCGGGTGCAGGCCGGCAAGCTCTTTCTACCCCGCTTCGAGGGCAACGATCACTACGACCAAGACGCCCTCACCGCCGCCCTCGAGATCGAAAAAGAAGCGGATTTGAGCCCGATTCATCTCGTCGAAAAGATTCGAGAATTTTATCAGAAGCGCGGCTACTACGACGTGGCGGTGGTCTCCGAAGAGCGCGGCGGGCCGAGCGACCGCGTGCACCACATCGTCTTCAAGATCACCGAGGGCTCGCGGGTGGCCGTGGTCGCGCGCACCTACCCCTGCTTGCGCGAGGACGACGTTCGCAAGCTGACCGAGGGAGGGCCGACGAGCGTGTCCGACATCGGCCGCGAGATCGACAGCTTCCTGGAGGAGGAGCTGCCGGGCGCCGACATCATCAAGAGCCCCGATCCGCGCGGGGTCGACGCGCTGATGGGTCCCAAGGCGGGGCGCGGTACGCGCGACGTGCCGGTCGATCTCGAGCCCGACGGAACCTATGTGGCGGACACGTACGGGCGCGCGGTGGAGCACGTGCAGGAGCTCTATCGCCACGAGGGCTTCCTGCACGCGCAGGCCGGCCCGGTGCAGATCGTGCGGCGCGCGTGCGATCGCAAGTCGCTCGCGTCGCGCTGCATCCCCGTCCCGCTGCCCGCGCCGCCGCCCGACATCTGCACGTACGACGTGACGAACCTGCCGCTGCCGGTCGCGCCGCTCCCCTCGAACCTCACGTGCGTGCCCGATCCCGCGCACGGCGTGCGGTGCGAGGACCGCATGATCCTGCGCATCCCCGTGAAGCTCGGGCCGCGCACCACCCTCTACGATCTGGCCTTCAGCGGCGCGCGCGCCATCTCCGAGCGGACCCTCGCGCGCGCGGCCGCCCTCGAGCTGGGCGTGCCGGCCAACACCATCCAGCTCGAGGAGGCGCGCCGCAAGCTGCTCGATGTGTACCGCGAGGAGGGCTACGCCTTCGTCGACGTGAAGTACAACCTCGAGGAGTCGCTCGACCATACGCGCGCCCGCGTGCGGTTCGAGATCACCGAGGGCGAGCAGGTCATCGTCCGGCAGATCGTGCTGCAAGGAAACGAGCTGACGCGCGAGGGCGTCATCCGCCGCCGCATCGCCCTGGAGCTCGGGCAGCCGTACCGCGCCAGCTTGATCCGAAAGACCCAGGAGCGCATCGCCACCCTCAACGTCTTCAGCAGCGTCGAGGTCGCCCTCGCCGATCCGTACGTGCCCGCGAAGAACAAAACGGTGGTCATCACCTTGGCCGAGGCCGTCCCCAAGTTCGTGGAGGTTCGCCCCGGGTTCTCGACCGGTGAGGGCTTTCGTCTGACCACGGAGATCGGCGATCGAAACCTCTTCGGCACCGCCATCGCCGTCTCCACCCGCGTGCAGGTCTCGTATCTGCCCGATGCGCTCATCCTCGACGATCAGGTGAAGAAGAATTTTCAGGGGCTGGAGCGCGAGAGCGGGGCCATCAGCCGCGTGGCCGGGCGCATCACGGTACGCGGCGAGTTCCCGGAGATGGGCCTGGGGCCGCTGGTGCGCTCCGGCATCGACGGCGTGTACTCGCGCGCCCTGCAGCGCGATTTCGTGCTCACCAAGGCGGCCATCATCCCCAACGTGACGTACAAGCCCGTGCGCCAGGTCACGATCCTCGTCTCGCCCACGGCGGAGCAGAACGACGCCAAGGTCTTCAACGTGGGCAGCCTGGACGAGTATTTGAAGAACCTCGGCGCGCGCGGCGGCGATCTCGCGCGCATCTTGCGCGTCCCCGATGGGACGAGCATCGCCTTCTCGCAGCGCGCCATCGTCTCGTGGGACCGCCGCGACAACTCCTTCAGCGCCCACAAGGGCACGTACTTCGTGAGCGGCATCGAGCACGTCGACTGGAAGCCGGTGAACGTCAAGCTGACGTGCGACAACCCCACGACGTGCAACCCCGAGAAGGACGCGCGCGCCAGCCAAGACGGCCATTTTCTGCGCTTTTCGGAGGTCATCGCCGGCTATCTCCCCCTGGGGAAGCGGCTCACCTTCGCGGCGGAGCTCCGCCTGGGCCTCAACATGCAGCTCGTCCCCAACTCGCAGACGTACCCCGATCGCCTCTTCTTTTTGGGCGGCGTGGAGTCGATGCGCGGCTTTCCGCAGGACTCGCTGATGCCCCAGGACCTGGCCGACCGCATCGAGGAGGACCAGGGCAAGCCCGCGCCGCCGGCAGGCGAGCCGCCGCGGCTGACCGCGCAGCAGATCGCCATCCGCGGGGGCAACTTGATGATCAACCCCAAGTTCGAGCTGCGCATCCCCATCAAGGGCGCCATCGAGACGGCCTTGTTCACCGACGTGGGCAACCTCTGGGTCGACCCCACGTACCCGTTCGAGCACGGATTTCCGATGCGGGTAACGGTTGGGACCGGTTTGCGATTTCAGACTCCGGTGGGCCCGCTCGTCTTCGACTATGGTATCAACCTCACCCGTCGCAAAGCCTACGAGGACTTTGGCGCCTTCCACTTTGCGATTGGGTTGTTTTGACGGCGCTTGACAAAGCACACACAGGCTCGTAGGTTCCCGCGCCCTCGGATGGGGAGCCGCAGGGACCCCTCGATTCGCGTAGGAAAGGCTGTTTCAACGATGTCTCAGACGACATTTTCGGCGACGAAGGCGCAGGCTCAAGCCAGCCGTTCGTGGTACGTGGTGGATGCGGCCGGAAAGCCCCTTGGGCGGCTGGCGAGCGAAATTGCTCGAGTTCTCCGCGGCAAGCACAAGCCGACGTATACCCCTCATCAAGATACGGGCGACTTCGTGATCGTGGTCAACGCCGACAAGATCCGCCTGACCGGCAACAAGCTCGACCAGAAGTTCTACTACTCGCACTCGGGCATCCCGGGCGGGTTCAGCGCCGAGAGCTACCGGCACCTTCTGGAGCGCAAGCCTGCTTTTCCGATCGAGAAGGCGGTCAAGGGCATGCTGCCCAAGAACGTGCTCGGTCGCGAAATGCTGACCAAACTCAAAGTGTACGCGACGCCGGATCACCCCCACGCCGCGCAGAAACCGCAGCCCCTGAAGGTCACACTCTAAGCCATGGCCGCCACCGACAACCGCACCTACTCCACTGGCAAGCGCAAGACCGCCATCGCGCGCGTTTGGGTCAAGCCCGGCACGGGCGTGATCACCGTCAACGACACGCCGGCGGATCAGTATTTCGAACGCGAGACCTCGCGCATGGTCATGCGTCAATCGCTCGAGCTCATCGAGGCCCTCGAGCAGTTCGACGTCGTCGCCACGGTCACGGGCGGTGGTCACTCCGCGCAAGCCGAGGCCATGCGTCACGGCATCTCGCGCGCCCTCTGCTTGATGGACCCGGAGCGCCGCTCCGTCCTCAAGCGCGCCGGCTTCCTGACCCGCGACGCGCGCAAGAAGGAGCGCAAGAAGTACGGTCAGCCGGGCGCCCGCAAGCGCTTCCAGTACAGCAAGCGCTAAACCAGTTCGCCGAGGCACCTGTGCAGGTGAGGCGTGTGAGCTCGCTCTCGTACACCCACTGGTCGCCCTGGCTCCTCTTCGGCGCGGTCATCGCGGTCGCCATCGTCCGCGCGTCGACCGCCACGCCGATTTCCGATGCGCGCCCGGCCACGGAGGCCGAGCGCGCATCGGTGTTTTTGTCGCTGGCGCGCGAGGAGCGAACCATGCGCCGCGACGCCGCCAAGGATTTCCCTGCGGATCTCTGGTCGCAGGACGACGCCTTTCACAACTTCGAGCTCCAGCGCGCCCGCGCCCTCGCGAACCGCGACGGGATCCGTCTCCCCGACGTGCTCCTCGCCTCCGACCAGGGGCTGCACGGCCAATGGCCGGCGCCCGCCAACGTCTCGCTCAATCCCTTCGTGCCACCGTGCCGTCCGCGCCCGATTCACTGACGGCGTGGACCGCCCGGGTGCGCGGCGCGCTCGGGTGGCTCGGTCGCAAGGCAGCGCGCACCCCGTTTCGGCTCTTCTTTTTCGCGCTGGTGGCGCTCGCGTGCACCTGGCCGCTGCTCCGCCTCGCCGGCTCGCTGAACGCGTACCGCGACTCGCACCCGCTGGTTCAGTACGAAGAGTCGGCCCGAAAGGCGGTGCTCCAGTTCGGCCAAGTGCCGCTGTGGGATCCTTACTACTGCGGCGGCATGGACCTTCTGGGCACCCCCCAGAGCCGCCATCTGTCGCCGACGTTCCTGCTCTCGCTGATCTTCGGGACCTTGCGCGCGGAGTCGCTCATCGCCTTTGCGATGATCCTGATCGGGCTGGAGGGGACGTACCGCTACGTGCGGGCGCGCGGCGCATCGCATTTGGGCGCGACCCTCTCGGCGCCCATTTTTGCGACCAGCGGTCTCTTTGCGTTTCTGCCGGCCCTCGGCTGGTACAACTTTTTTGGCTTCGAGCTGCTTCCATGGGCCGCCTTCGGCCTGCGGCGCGCCATGGCCGGCGGCCGCGGAGGTCGTGCGGGCGTGGTGATCACGGCCGCGGCCTTCGCGTGGATGATCGGGTTCGGCGGCACGTACACGGCGCCGCTCTCGGCGCTCTTTTGCGCGTACGAGATCGTGGACGGCCTGGTGTCGCGCCCCTCGGTGCGCGGCCGCCGGCTCGCCGCGATGAAGATGGTGGCGCTCGCGTTCGTGCTGGCGCTCGGGCTCTCGGCCGCGCGGCTGTGGCCCGTGCTGCAGACGTTGCAGATGGCGCCGCGCATCGTGGGGGGCGCGCCCGGGATCCATCCGAAGAACATCTTTCCTGCGCTCCTCGGGCAGATCCGGCCCGACGAAAACGGTGATTTTCCCATCGCCGGCAACTACCTGGTGGGCGGCTTCTGCGTCGTGGCGGTGGCGGCGGGGCTGGCGCGAAAGAAGATGTGGTCGTACGTCCTCGCCGGCGCGGCGGTGATCTGGCTGGCGCAGGGCTACGGCATCAAGGTGTCGCTCTTCGCAGCGCTGCGGCAGCTGCCGATCTACTCGGCGCTGCGCTATCCGGAGCGGTTCCTGGTGCTCTTGGCGCTCTTGGTCAGCGTGGTGGCGGCCCTCGGAATCACGCGGCTCCAGGTTCTTTTGCGGGCGCATGGCGCGTATGCGCCGACGCTCCAAGTCGTGGTCTTTGCGGCCCTCGCGCCTTTGCTCCTCGCGGTCAATTTGCAGCCGCTCATCGCCAACCATCACGCGGCGGCCAACGGCCGGCCGATGGTGGCGCCGCCGGTCGCGGTCGATCAACCTTTCCGCCAGGCGCGCGGTACGCGCTGGGCGCTCGCGTACTACGGTCCGATGGAGCGCGGCTGCCTCTCCTGCTACGACGCGTACCCGGTGCCGCAATCGCGGCTCTTACGCGGCGATCTTCCGGCCGAGGAGTACCTGGAGGACCCGTCCGGCGGTACGGTGAGCCGCACGCGCTGGACGCCGAACGCCATCACGTTGCACGCGGAGCTCACCAAGCCGGGGCGGGTGTTCATCAATCAAAACTGGCACCCCGGGTGGCGCACCAGCGAGGGAACGGTCGAGAACGTGAAGGGGCTCTTGGCGGTGGCCCTCCCCGCGGGGGCGCACGATGTCGTGGTTCGCTTCCTCCCGCGCGCGGCCACGGGCGGTGCCGCGATTTCGCTGACGACCCTGATCGTCCTCATCGCGCTTTTGCGCCGGCGTGCGGGCGTACGCGCGCTCGATGGGCGCGAGTACGCCCTCGCCGTGGCCTTGCCTCTGGCGCCGCTGGCCTTGACCTTGGCGCTGGTTCACGAACCTTCGCCGCCGTCGGTGGACTGGAAGACCCCAACGGGGGAGGACATCGTGGCGGACGCTCCCCCGGCGGACGCCACCCGGATCGACGCGCAGTTCGCCGAGGGGGTGACCCTCGAGGCCTTCAAGGTGACGCCGTCTTCCGTGGCACCCGAATCGGTGGTGACCTTGGAGCTGGACTGGAGGGTCTCACCCGACGTGGGCTCGAAAATGGGGGTGTTCGTTCATGTGCTCCCCGCGTCCGGGGGCGGCTCGGGATCGAACGAGGAGCTTCGCGCCGATCACGTCATGATCTCGGACGTGCTGGCGTTCGAGAAGGCGCCCCCGGGCAAGACGCTCCGGGACGTGGTCCAGATGACCATCCCCTACGATGCGGCCCGTCGGACGTGGACCGTTCACGTGGGGCTTTGGAGGGTTCGCGGGAATGGAAAGCGGATCTTCGTGGTCGACCCCGGCAAGAGCAAGGTCGACGATCACCGGCTCGAGCTCGGTACCTTTACCGTGCAATAGTTAAAGTCGCCGCAGGTGTGATAGGACCAGCTTCCGTGAGACGTTTTCTTCGATGGCTTGCATTTTCGGCCGCCTTGTCGGCGAGCGCGACCTTCACTGGAGCGAGCGACGCATCCATCGTCGAGCGTGTGGTGGCGGTGGTCGGTGAGCGTCCGATCCTGCTGACCGATCTGCGCAAGCGCGCGCGGCCCTCGCTCTACATTCTGTACAGCCAGGGGCTCAATCCGACGCAGCGCGCGGCCGAAGAGACCAAGTTGTACCGCGATCTCCTCAACAAGATGATCGACGAGCGGCTCGAGGAGCAGAACGCCGACAAGTCGCGCATCGCGGTGACCACCGAGGAGATCGACGGCGCCATCCGGCAGAGGGCGCAAGCCTACAACCTGTCGCTGCCCCAGTTCTTCGCCGAGGCCAGGCGCCAAGGTTTGAGCGAGCAAGACTACCGCGAAGAGATGCGCCGGCAGGTGCTCGAGGGGAAGCTCATTCAGCTGCGGGTGATGCCGCGGGTGCGGGTGAGCGAAGAAGACGTGCGCGCCGTCTACAGCCGCTGGGTCCGAGAAATGGGCGACGAGCGCGCCGTCGATCTGCGGCTCTTGGCGCTGCGCCTGCCGCAGAACGCGAGCGAGCCCGAGTTCAAAGAGCGCGAAGAACTGGCGCATGAAATCGTGCGCAAGGCCCGCGCCGGCGAAGACTTCTGCAAGCTCGTGACCCAATACTCCGAAGACGTTCGCACGAAGGCCAACTGCGGCTCGAGCGGCTCGCAGCCTATCTCCGCGCTGCTCCCCGCCCTGCAAGACGCCGCCAAGGCCTTGAAAGAAGGCGAAGTCTCCGAGCCGATGGCCTTCGGCTCCGAAGCCTTCGTCATCACCTACCTCGCCAAGGGCCCGCACATCCCCACCTTCGAAGACGTGAAGCCCCTCATGCGCGAGCGCGCCATGGGCGAAGTCATCGAGCGCCAGCGCAAAATCTGGCTCCAAGATCTACGTCGCGGCCTCTACATCGACGTCCGCCTGTAAATCACGCTTCGTGCGCGCCGCGGGGAGCACGAAGGGAACCCCGTTGCCGAACCGGCTTGATGGACGTCCGGCGTAGGTTGGGGCTCGAGCCTTGTGCATCGTATATGCGGCGGCGTTAGTAGCCGAGATCGTGCTTTTGGGCTTCGGCCGAGAGCTCTTGGAGGGCGGCTTCGCGCTCCGCGTCGTCCTTGCGTTTGAACTCGATCAAATCGGCGACGCGGATGCGGCGATGGGTGCCCACCATGCGATGCGGGATTTTGTCCTGCTCGAGCAACGCAACCACGTGAGGGCGCGACACGTTGAGGAGCTCGGCCGCCTGCTGCGTCGTGAGCTCGGCGTGCACCGGGATGATCGTCACGGCGTTGCCGTTGGCCATCTGGCCGAGGATCTCCAGAAATAGCTCGAACGCCTCCATGGGCAATGCCACCGCGACATCGGCATGGGATCCCTCCGGACGGATCCGCACGCGCGGAAGCTTGTGCTGCTTTTGGCGTCGAAGCCCGTTCAAAAGACGCAACGCCTCCTGCGCCTCTTGCGAGTCTCGCCGCGACGGAACCTTGAGCGCGTTCGTTTGCATCGGCTTCTCCATCCTCGAGCCATTCGTTATAGCCAGAACCCAAATAATCGCAATAAACGAAACAGATAAGCCCGCCACGCCTGAGTCGCGGATAGCACAAGCACCGAAAAAATAAGGCAAAGCGCGACGAACCGAGGTCGACGCTGTAAACCTAGGGCCGATGGCGTTCGTCGTCCTCTACGACGCGTGCGTGCTCTATCCCGCGCCCATGCGCGACTTGCTCATTCGCATCGCACGGACGGGCCTCGTTCGCGCCCATTGGAGCGAGACCATCCTCGACGAGTGCTTCCGCAGCATCTTGCGGGATCGCTCCGACCTTCAGCCCGTGCATCTTGCGCGCACGCGCCAGATGATGAACCAAGCGATCCCGGACGTGCTCGTTTCGGGGTACGAGGAGCTCATCGCAGGCGTTCAACTGCCCGATCCCGACGATCGCCACGTCGTTGCTGCGGCCATCCGAGCAGGTGCCCAAGTCATCGTGACGTCCAACCTCGATGATTTTCCGAAGCCCAAGCTCGAGCCCTTCGGATTGGAAGCCGTGCACCCCGACGACTTCGTTCTCGACAGCATCGACCTCGCGCCGGCTGCGATTTGCGGGGCGTTGCAAGAGCAAGCGGCCTCGCTCAAAAATCCTCCCAAGACCGTGGCCGAGGTGCTCGACGCGCTTCAGCGAAATGGGCTCGTGCAGAGCGTGGCGCGGTTGCGGGAGTTATACGGTGGATGATGATAGCGGTGTGGCTTGCTCGCGAGGGCGTGGGCGCGGGCGCAAGAAGAGCGCGGCGACGGTGAGGCCCGCGAGCACGCCGATGGCGGCGAGGGTGTATGCGAAGTGGTAGCCACCGACGAGCGCTTCGGCGGAGGTGACGTGATCGGCGCGGAGGTGGTCGGTGCGCTGGGATGCGGCGGTGGCGAGGAGCGCCAGATCGACGGCGGCGGAGAGTTGCTGGGAGAGGTTGACGATGGAGGAGCCGAGGCCTGCGTCGGCCGATGGCACCTCGGACATGGCGATGGTGAGCAGCGGTAAGAACGAATTGCCTGCGCCGAGGCCGAGCAGCGTGTAC contains these protein-coding regions:
- a CDS encoding SurA N-terminal domain-containing protein; translation: MRRFLRWLAFSAALSASATFTGASDASIVERVVAVVGERPILLTDLRKRARPSLYILYSQGLNPTQRAAEETKLYRDLLNKMIDERLEEQNADKSRIAVTTEEIDGAIRQRAQAYNLSLPQFFAEARRQGLSEQDYREEMRRQVLEGKLIQLRVMPRVRVSEEDVRAVYSRWVREMGDERAVDLRLLALRLPQNASEPEFKEREELAHEIVRKARAGEDFCKLVTQYSEDVRTKANCGSSGSQPISALLPALQDAAKALKEGEVSEPMAFGSEAFVITYLAKGPHIPTFEDVKPLMRERAMGEVIERQRKIWLQDLRRGLYIDVRL
- a CDS encoding BamA/TamA family outer membrane protein, which encodes MASTCDGGSSSSKRDRPLRVFLLFPLLFVVTLLVSATPAGRLAHAAPPPSAPSGPAPGAKARGEVKVLTPPELPAPPAPMPILPPRVKDDPCVGRPITAIDTELEGEAWGLTKLPKVITVRPGEPFTEAAGRRALSELLERGQFARGHVTGKADGAGCRMVVEVAVRKIIETLRFHMGGVKVDRDELLREADLVEGGEFVGADLADKQERMEIALARHGYPRATIALETASTDDPMRIGVVLSIRDGEPRIVARRFFYVYDAVPEDLASTNDTYRVKAGDRADETSLEAADSQLEARLRARGYHQADVWHDVVESDGRIVLRVRVQAGKLFLPRFEGNDHYDQDALTAALEIEKEADLSPIHLVEKIREFYQKRGYYDVAVVSEERGGPSDRVHHIVFKITEGSRVAVVARTYPCLREDDVRKLTEGGPTSVSDIGREIDSFLEEELPGADIIKSPDPRGVDALMGPKAGRGTRDVPVDLEPDGTYVADTYGRAVEHVQELYRHEGFLHAQAGPVQIVRRACDRKSLASRCIPVPLPAPPPDICTYDVTNLPLPVAPLPSNLTCVPDPAHGVRCEDRMILRIPVKLGPRTTLYDLAFSGARAISERTLARAAALELGVPANTIQLEEARRKLLDVYREEGYAFVDVKYNLEESLDHTRARVRFEITEGEQVIVRQIVLQGNELTREGVIRRRIALELGQPYRASLIRKTQERIATLNVFSSVEVALADPYVPAKNKTVVITLAEAVPKFVEVRPGFSTGEGFRLTTEIGDRNLFGTAIAVSTRVQVSYLPDALILDDQVKKNFQGLERESGAISRVAGRITVRGEFPEMGLGPLVRSGIDGVYSRALQRDFVLTKAAIIPNVTYKPVRQVTILVSPTAEQNDAKVFNVGSLDEYLKNLGARGGDLARILRVPDGTSIAFSQRAIVSWDRRDNSFSAHKGTYFVSGIEHVDWKPVNVKLTCDNPTTCNPEKDARASQDGHFLRFSEVIAGYLPLGKRLTFAAELRLGLNMQLVPNSQTYPDRLFFLGGVESMRGFPQDSLMPQDLADRIEEDQGKPAPPAGEPPRLTAQQIAIRGGNLMINPKFELRIPIKGAIETALFTDVGNLWVDPTYPFEHGFPMRVTVGTGLRFQTPVGPLVFDYGINLTRRKAYEDFGAFHFAIGLF
- a CDS encoding helix-turn-helix domain-containing protein, translated to MQTNALKVPSRRDSQEAQEALRLLNGLRRQKQHKLPRVRIRPEGSHADVAVALPMEAFELFLEILGQMANGNAVTIIPVHAELTTQQAAELLNVSRPHVVALLEQDKIPHRMVGTHRRIRVADLIEFKRKDDAEREAALQELSAEAQKHDLGY
- the rplM gene encoding 50S ribosomal protein L13 — its product is MSQTTFSATKAQAQASRSWYVVDAAGKPLGRLASEIARVLRGKHKPTYTPHQDTGDFVIVVNADKIRLTGNKLDQKFYYSHSGIPGGFSAESYRHLLERKPAFPIEKAVKGMLPKNVLGREMLTKLKVYATPDHPHAAQKPQPLKVTL
- a CDS encoding PIN domain-containing protein, which translates into the protein MAFVVLYDACVLYPAPMRDLLIRIARTGLVRAHWSETILDECFRSILRDRSDLQPVHLARTRQMMNQAIPDVLVSGYEELIAGVQLPDPDDRHVVAAAIRAGAQVIVTSNLDDFPKPKLEPFGLEAVHPDDFVLDSIDLAPAAICGALQEQAASLKNPPKTVAEVLDALQRNGLVQSVARLRELYGG
- the rpsI gene encoding 30S ribosomal protein S9 gives rise to the protein MAATDNRTYSTGKRKTAIARVWVKPGTGVITVNDTPADQYFERETSRMVMRQSLELIEALEQFDVVATVTGGGHSAQAEAMRHGISRALCLMDPERRSVLKRAGFLTRDARKKERKKYGQPGARKRFQYSKR